The window GTCATATGGCAGGCCAGGAGGGATTTGAACCCCCAACCCTCGGATTTGGAGTCCGATGCTCTGCCGTTAGAGCTACTGGCCTCTAAACCATTCCGTGTTGTAAGTGCTGTGTTGCGGCCGATCTGCCATCAACATGAAGCTCGAAACAGTCTACTTGGCTTCCTTGTGGGCGGTGTGCTTGCGGCACCAACGACAGTATTTACTCAGTTCGATTCTGTCCGGCGTGTTCTGTTTATTCTTTCTCGTGGAATAATTGCGTCTCTTGCACTCACCACAAGCTAATG of the Candidatus Methylomirabilis lanthanidiphila genome contains:
- the rpmG gene encoding 50S ribosomal protein L33, with the protein product MREIITLACGECKRRNYSTRKNKQNTPDRIELSKYCRWCRKHTAHKEAK